One window of the Trifolium pratense cultivar HEN17-A07 linkage group LG2, ARS_RC_1.1, whole genome shotgun sequence genome contains the following:
- the LOC123904235 gene encoding uncharacterized protein LOC123904235 — translation MTTLPPTRGKPIMLGPNNNAWCAYHRAKGHDTEKCFRLRDLIEELIRSGHLLKFIDDAAQGRVVVPKVQRQDSKEPPGRDEGQTRMRIAVNTIAGGFSGGGVSNNARKRYARSVTHEIYLVWNTSSSPVPDISFTAKDGQGVFPHDDDPLVIQVQILNCDVKRVLIDSGSSADVMYWEAFKVMQLTEEQLQPYEGTLVGFSGEQVEVMGYITLLTTFGEEENAKTIKVRYLAVKTPFTSYNIIIRRSTFNALGAVLSTLYLSMKYPLDNGGVGTIKGDQLLARRCHESRLKIQHKIPSENAGYRSGSPAIQEGINLVDSEDMDPREEFQDRRVSPIEELEQIQIGVEPHQTTNLGRELLQRTKRES, via the coding sequence ATGACAACTCTTCCCCCAACAAGAGGAAAGCCCATAATGTTGGGACCAAACAACAACGCTTGGTGTGCCTATCACAGGGCTAAGGGACATGATACAGAGAAGTGTTTCAGGTTAAGGGATCTCATCGAAGAATTGATTAGGAGCGGTCACCTGCTAAAATTCATCGACGACGCCGCCCAAGGACGAGTCGTCGTGCCCAAGGTCCAGAGACAGGACTCCAAAGAACCGCCAGGGCGTGACGAGGGCCAAACAAGGATGAGAATCGCAGTAAATACTATTGCAGGCGGATTCTCGGGAGGGGGCGTCTCCAACAACGCTAGGAAGAGGTACGCTAGAAGCGTAACTCATGAAATCTATCTGGTGTGGAATACATCCTCTTCGCCAGTACCAGACATATCATTCACAGCTAAGGATGGTCAAGGAGTATTCCCACACGATGATGATCCTTTGGTCATTCAAGTGCAAATTCTGAATTGTGATGTGAAAAGGGTCTTGATCGATTCTGGCAGTTCGGCGGATGTTATGTATTGGGAAGCTTTCAAAGTAATGCAGTTGACTGAGGAGCAGTTACAGCCGTACGAGGGAACCTTAGTGGGATTTTCAGGGGAGCAGGTAGAAGTTATGGGATATATAACACTCCTAACAACttttggagaagaagaaaacgCCAAAACAATTAAGGTACGATATTTAGCTGTTAAGACGCCATTCACATCTTACAATATCATCATTAGAAGGTCTACCTTCAACGCTTTAGGCGCGGTCCTTTCCACCTTATACTTGTCAATGAAATATCCTCTGGACAATGGTGGCGTGGGAACCATCAAGGGAGATCAACTCCTGGCAAGACGATGCCATGAATCGAGATTGAAGATTCAGCACAAGATACCTAGTGAAAACGCGGGTTATCGATCAGGATCTCCCGCAATCCAAGAGGGAATAAACTTGGTGGATTCCGAAGATATGGATCCCAGAGAAGAGTTCCAGGATAGGCGTGTCAGTCCAATAGAGGAGTTGGAGCAAATACAGATTGGTGTGGAACCTCATCAAACCACAAATTTGGGAAGGGAGCTGCTCCAACGGACAAAGCGGGAATCGTGA